The Streptomyces phaeolivaceus genome has a window encoding:
- a CDS encoding phosphocholine-specific phospholipase C, with protein sequence MPEVNRRRFLQVAGATTAFSALSASIQRAAALPAHHRSGTIEDVEHIVVLMQENRSFDHYFGALRGVRGFGDPHPVTLDNGRSVWHQSDGTKDVLPFHPEADDLGMQFLEGLPHSWPDGHAAYNGGKYDKWVPAKGTTTMAYLTREDIPFHYALADTFTVCDAYHCSFIGSTDPNRYYMWTGYTGNDGKGGGPVLGNDELGYDWTTYPERLEAAGISWKIYQDIGDGLDAAGSWGWIQDAYRGNYGDNSLLYFNKYRNAKPGDPWYDKARTGTNAKAGDGYFDLLKADVKAGKLPQVSWIAAPEAFSEHSNWPSNYGAWYISQVLDALTANPAVWAKTALFITYDENDGFFDHLLPPLPPRDASHGKSTVDVSLDLYQGDANRVAGPYGLGPRVPMLVVSPWSKGGYVCSETLDHTSIARFMERRFGVREPNISPWRRAVCGDLTAAFDFSRKDSRPAALPDTDEYEPQDRERHPDYRPAVPADPSMPRQERGLRPARPLKYAPRVDGSADPKAGTLTLTFASGGKAGAAFLVTSGNRTDGPWTYTTEAGKAVSDTWNSAYSGGSYDLTVHGPNGFLRVFEGRGTVRGPEVTARHVGDDVELTFTNKGSAAVSLKVASAYGGRARTVGVRAGASVREVFELRSSRRWYDLTATGDGGFLRRFAGHVENGRAGVSDPALGVR encoded by the coding sequence ATGCCTGAAGTCAACCGGCGGCGATTTCTTCAGGTCGCGGGCGCCACAACGGCGTTCAGCGCTCTGTCGGCCAGTATTCAGCGGGCCGCGGCGCTGCCCGCGCACCACCGTTCCGGGACGATCGAGGATGTCGAGCACATCGTCGTCCTCATGCAGGAGAACCGGTCCTTCGACCACTACTTCGGCGCGCTCAGAGGCGTACGCGGGTTCGGCGACCCGCACCCGGTGACGCTGGACAACGGCAGGAGCGTGTGGCACCAGTCGGACGGCACGAAGGACGTGCTGCCGTTCCACCCCGAGGCCGACGATCTCGGGATGCAGTTCCTGGAGGGCCTGCCGCACAGCTGGCCGGACGGGCACGCCGCCTACAACGGCGGCAAGTACGACAAGTGGGTGCCGGCCAAGGGCACCACGACGATGGCGTATCTGACCCGCGAGGACATCCCGTTCCACTACGCCCTCGCCGACACCTTCACCGTCTGCGACGCCTACCACTGCTCGTTCATCGGCTCCACCGACCCCAACCGCTACTACATGTGGACCGGGTACACGGGCAACGACGGCAAGGGCGGCGGCCCCGTCCTCGGCAACGACGAACTCGGCTACGACTGGACGACCTACCCCGAGCGCCTCGAAGCGGCCGGGATCTCCTGGAAGATCTACCAGGACATCGGCGACGGCCTGGACGCCGCCGGATCCTGGGGCTGGATACAGGACGCCTACCGGGGCAACTACGGCGACAACTCGCTGCTCTACTTCAACAAGTACCGGAACGCCAAGCCCGGCGACCCCTGGTACGACAAGGCCCGCACCGGGACGAACGCCAAGGCCGGCGACGGCTACTTCGATCTGCTGAAGGCCGACGTCAAGGCCGGGAAGCTGCCGCAGGTCTCCTGGATCGCCGCGCCCGAGGCCTTCTCCGAGCACTCCAACTGGCCCTCGAACTACGGCGCCTGGTACATCTCCCAGGTCCTCGACGCGCTCACCGCCAACCCGGCGGTCTGGGCGAAGACGGCCCTGTTCATCACCTACGACGAGAACGACGGCTTCTTCGACCACCTCCTGCCGCCGCTGCCGCCGCGCGACGCGTCCCACGGCAAGTCCACGGTCGACGTCTCCCTCGACCTCTACCAGGGCGACGCCAACCGTGTCGCCGGCCCCTACGGGCTCGGCCCGCGCGTGCCGATGCTGGTCGTCTCGCCCTGGAGCAAGGGCGGTTACGTCTGCTCCGAGACCCTCGACCACACCTCGATCGCGCGGTTCATGGAACGCCGCTTCGGGGTGCGGGAGCCGAACATCTCACCGTGGCGGCGGGCCGTCTGCGGTGACCTCACCGCCGCGTTCGACTTCTCCCGCAAGGACAGCCGGCCCGCCGCGCTGCCGGACACCGACGAGTACGAGCCGCAGGACCGGGAGCGGCACCCCGACTACAGGCCGGCCGTGCCGGCGGACCCGAGCATGCCCAGGCAGGAGCGCGGCCTGCGGCCCGCCCGGCCGCTCAAGTACGCGCCCAGGGTGGACGGTTCGGCCGATCCGAAGGCCGGGACCCTCACCCTCACGTTCGCCTCCGGCGGCAAGGCCGGGGCGGCGTTCCTGGTCACCTCCGGGAACCGTACGGACGGGCCCTGGACGTACACGACCGAGGCGGGCAAGGCCGTGTCGGACACCTGGAACTCCGCGTACTCCGGCGGCTCGTACGACCTCACGGTGCACGGCCCGAACGGCTTCCTGCGGGTCTTCGAGGGCCGGGGGACGGTGCGTGGGCCCGAGGTCACCGCGCGGCACGTCGGCGACGACGTGGAGCTGACCTTCACCAACAAGGGGTCCGCCGCGGTGAGTCTGAAGGTCGCGAGCGCGTACGGGGGGCGGGCGCGCACGGTCGGGGTGCGGGCCGGGGCGAGTGTGCGCGAGGTCTTCGAGCTGCGCTCCAGCCGCCGGTGGTACGACCTGACCGCCACCGGCGACGGGGGGTTCCTCCGGAGGTTCGCCGGGCACGTGGAGAACGGGCGGGCGGGGGTGAGTGATCCGGCGTTGGGGGTGCGGTAG
- a CDS encoding DMT family transporter, translating to MNATLVAVALSLVSAVAYAAAAVAQERLAARSTDTGVRRMLASAAWWSSVALNAGAALLHVVALKYGPLTVVQPLGALTLVAAVPLGARVAGRRVTATEWRGTALTLAGLAAILVAASGPAPDDVLSLPEAVAVAGVTVALVGLLSRPGAKPGLRHAGASGMASGVASALTQTVTVAATDRSGSLLDVEVVVVALLVAAFAVGGLLLSQTAYRGGLGAPLAVVTLSNPLTAAVIGLTLLGEGLRGGVAGVALAVAGAVVAARGVVLLTRVTAPTPVDEDHPVAAVLALEPHHAPTEPSLRPRRPSSPSPGHLTPL from the coding sequence ATGAACGCCACCCTCGTCGCCGTCGCCCTGTCCCTGGTCTCCGCCGTCGCCTACGCCGCCGCCGCGGTGGCCCAGGAGCGGCTGGCCGCCCGCAGTACCGACACCGGTGTGCGGCGGATGCTCGCCAGCGCCGCCTGGTGGAGCTCGGTCGCGCTGAACGCGGGCGCCGCGCTGCTGCATGTCGTGGCGCTCAAGTACGGTCCCCTCACCGTCGTCCAGCCGCTCGGCGCGCTCACCCTGGTGGCGGCGGTGCCGCTCGGGGCGCGGGTGGCCGGGCGGCGTGTCACCGCGACGGAGTGGCGGGGCACCGCGCTGACGCTGGCCGGGCTCGCCGCGATCCTGGTCGCCGCGTCGGGGCCCGCCCCGGACGACGTGCTGAGCCTTCCGGAGGCCGTCGCCGTGGCCGGGGTGACCGTCGCCCTGGTCGGCCTGCTCTCCCGGCCCGGGGCGAAGCCCGGACTGCGGCACGCCGGGGCCTCCGGCATGGCCTCGGGTGTCGCCTCCGCGCTCACCCAGACCGTCACGGTCGCCGCGACCGACCGCTCGGGTTCCCTGCTCGACGTCGAGGTCGTCGTGGTGGCCCTGCTGGTCGCCGCGTTCGCCGTGGGCGGGCTGCTGCTCTCCCAGACGGCGTACCGAGGGGGGCTGGGCGCGCCCCTCGCGGTCGTGACCCTGTCGAACCCGCTGACCGCCGCCGTGATCGGCCTCACCCTCCTCGGGGAGGGCCTGCGGGGCGGGGTGGCGGGAGTGGCGCTCGCGGTTGCGGGAGCGGTGGTGGCGGCGCGGGGTGTGGTGCTGCTGACCCGGGTGACGGCTCCCACCCCGGTGGACGAGGACCACCCGGTGGCGGCCGTCCTGGCCCTGGAGCCCCACCACGCCCCCACGGAACCGTCGTTGCGACCGCGTCGCCCGAGCTCCCCCTCACCCGGACACCTCACCCCCCTCTGA
- a CDS encoding phosphatase PAP2 family protein has product MECRTEPVKEPAAAIARPPLIREFLLVAGLFLVYKFGRMLADGHTAEAFRNAQHVWDWERALRLPGEGSVQSALLHGDTLVHLANVYYATVHFPATAAFLVWLYLRRPAHYVWARRVLAALTAAALLLHLAFPLAPPRMLEVAGLVDTGQVYGPTVYSAAPTTDTMANQFAAMPSLHFGWALMVAIGLIAATRSRRRWLWLLHPLVTLVVIVGTANHYWLDAIVAGTLLAVALAVIQLPHRTATTAGQHSKALVPAEEPALVGAGR; this is encoded by the coding sequence ATGGAATGCCGCACCGAGCCTGTGAAAGAGCCGGCCGCCGCGATAGCACGGCCGCCTCTCATCCGTGAGTTCCTGCTCGTCGCAGGGCTCTTCCTCGTCTACAAGTTCGGCCGGATGCTGGCCGACGGCCACACCGCCGAGGCCTTCCGCAACGCCCAGCACGTCTGGGACTGGGAGCGGGCGCTGCGGCTGCCCGGCGAGGGGTCCGTGCAGTCGGCGCTGCTGCACGGCGACACGCTGGTCCACCTCGCGAACGTCTACTACGCGACCGTCCACTTCCCGGCCACCGCGGCCTTCCTGGTCTGGCTGTATCTCCGGCGCCCCGCGCACTACGTCTGGGCGCGCCGGGTCCTCGCCGCCCTCACCGCCGCCGCCCTGCTGCTGCACCTCGCGTTCCCGCTGGCCCCGCCGCGGATGCTGGAGGTCGCGGGCCTGGTCGACACCGGTCAGGTGTACGGGCCGACGGTCTACTCGGCGGCGCCGACGACCGACACCATGGCGAACCAGTTCGCGGCGATGCCCTCGCTGCACTTCGGCTGGGCCCTGATGGTCGCGATCGGGCTGATCGCCGCGACCCGCTCGCGCCGGCGGTGGCTGTGGCTGCTGCATCCGCTGGTGACCCTGGTCGTGATCGTCGGCACCGCGAACCACTACTGGCTGGACGCGATCGTGGCGGGCACCCTGCTGGCCGTCGCCCTCGCCGTGATCCAGCTCCCGCACCGGACGGCCACCACCGCCGGTCAGCACTCCAAGGCCCTCGTGCCGGCCGAGGAGCCCGCCTTGGTGGGAGCGGGCCGATGA
- a CDS encoding TetR/AcrR family transcriptional regulator, translating to MTSQAADGPETAVASRRSKLTPEREQEFFDAVLEQIRECGYDSVTMEGVAATTRCSKSTLYRQWRTKPQFVAAALRARRSVRFAGIDTGTLAGDLREVARHAGEGHVLEGRLFQALGHAVVQDEELQAALRDALVEPEIEALRTMIDRGVARGEVPADHPALEFIPAQIFGVLRARPVLEGQDADETYIIKFIEAAVLPTLGLA from the coding sequence ATGACGTCGCAGGCAGCGGACGGGCCGGAGACGGCCGTCGCCTCGCGCCGCTCCAAACTCACGCCCGAGCGTGAGCAGGAGTTCTTCGACGCTGTGCTCGAACAGATCCGTGAGTGCGGGTACGACTCGGTCACCATGGAGGGCGTCGCCGCGACCACGCGGTGCAGCAAGTCGACGCTCTACCGGCAGTGGAGGACGAAACCGCAGTTCGTGGCGGCGGCGCTGCGCGCCCGCCGCAGTGTCCGCTTCGCGGGGATCGACACCGGCACCCTCGCCGGTGATCTGCGCGAGGTCGCCCGGCACGCGGGCGAGGGCCACGTTCTGGAGGGCCGGCTGTTCCAGGCCCTCGGCCATGCCGTCGTGCAGGACGAGGAGTTGCAGGCGGCGCTGCGGGACGCGCTGGTGGAGCCCGAGATCGAGGCGCTCAGGACGATGATCGACCGGGGGGTGGCCCGGGGCGAGGTGCCCGCCGACCATCCGGCGCTGGAGTTCATCCCGGCGCAGATCTTCGGCGTCCTGCGGGCCCGCCCGGTCCTGGAGGGCCAGGACGCGGACGAGACGTACATCATCAAGTTCATCGAGGCGGCCGTGCTACCGACGCTCGGCCTCGCGTGA
- a CDS encoding DUF2510 domain-containing protein: MTQVTPPGWYPDPGQTSDAPATERWWDGDAWTDQIRPVGSAAGFGPPAYPPGAAPYPPGPGIHPGYPGYPGYPTAPPKRGLRTGIAVAVAAAVLASIGVGVYALAGDDGGGGGSATSQGPGGQNGTGGTDGGPGGSSGGQGGPGDSGGSGGSGGQTPAPDGSGQPPQIEEGYATDTTSGISIPVPDGWLGSPLQAGAQVTTEASYECPADATKTCTRGGAYSSPAELLKLKATTAEAAAKEDISQAAEDAYGSEGYGKITSHEELASKAVTVAGQKGYYVRWKVITGKGDDGYVESLAFPSPADSSQLVVVRFGIDVSDQAPKQTVIDEITKGIKKASVTGGGSGQDV, from the coding sequence ATGACGCAGGTGACTCCTCCCGGCTGGTACCCCGATCCCGGGCAGACAAGTGACGCTCCCGCCACCGAGCGCTGGTGGGACGGCGACGCGTGGACGGACCAGATCCGGCCCGTGGGCTCGGCCGCGGGGTTCGGGCCCCCGGCATATCCGCCGGGCGCCGCACCCTATCCGCCGGGGCCCGGGATCCACCCCGGGTACCCGGGCTATCCCGGGTACCCGACCGCGCCTCCGAAGCGCGGTCTGCGCACCGGGATAGCCGTGGCCGTGGCGGCGGCCGTGCTGGCGAGCATCGGGGTGGGCGTGTACGCCCTGGCCGGCGACGACGGGGGCGGCGGGGGCAGTGCGACGTCCCAGGGCCCCGGCGGCCAGAACGGCACGGGCGGCACCGACGGCGGGCCGGGCGGCAGCTCGGGCGGCCAGGGCGGCCCCGGCGACTCGGGCGGGTCCGGTGGCTCCGGCGGTCAGACCCCGGCGCCGGACGGGTCCGGGCAGCCGCCGCAGATCGAGGAGGGGTACGCCACCGACACGACCAGCGGTATCAGCATCCCGGTGCCGGACGGCTGGCTGGGCTCGCCCCTCCAGGCCGGCGCGCAGGTGACGACGGAGGCCTCGTACGAGTGCCCGGCCGACGCCACGAAGACCTGCACCCGGGGCGGCGCCTACTCGTCGCCCGCCGAGCTGCTGAAGCTGAAGGCCACCACCGCCGAGGCCGCAGCCAAGGAGGACATCTCCCAGGCCGCCGAGGACGCCTACGGCTCCGAGGGCTACGGGAAGATCACCTCGCACGAGGAGCTGGCCTCCAAGGCGGTGACCGTGGCCGGTCAGAAGGGCTACTACGTCCGCTGGAAGGTGATCACGGGCAAGGGCGACGACGGCTATGTCGAGTCGCTGGCCTTTCCCTCCCCCGCCGACTCCTCGCAGCTCGTCGTCGTCCGCTTCGGCATCGACGTGAGCGACCAGGCGCCCAAGCAGACAGTGATCGACGAGATCACCAAGGGCATCAAGAAGGCGTCGGTCACCGGCGGCGGCAGCGGTCAGGACGTGTGA
- a CDS encoding ATP-binding protein yields the protein MTEGRPDEAASASLWERDAEIAAITQAIDELRVDRASPGGVLVFSGEAGIGKTALLAETRRIAEERGCTAWYARGGETVASVPYHVVRQLLQPALIGLMPEEVREYLGDWYDIAGPALGLAEPSGGPADPQAVCDGLVAALNRLARRTWPLVLLIDDAHWADQETLHWLSAITDRLTEMCVLVVVARRPSDATGEGTRHLTRVAAASRPVPTLKLLTPEATAGLTRATVGRHADDPFCREVWAVTGGNAYNTVELLAKVQDSDLQPTEGSAAELRALNRTARGLGLVARLESLGVDATRFAYAAAILHTGISVEIVARLASLSQETAAECAELLTDARILAEPSPVDRRAGAGDLEFVHPLIATAVYKSIPPGIRTAFHGVAATVVSESGRGPAAASRHLVEVHADGDPELVEQLRAAAREHLAVGAPDAARRCLERALKEPPPQEIRVRVLYELGCATLLTSPATTVEYLRSALAEPGLDSTERVDAVFRLSQVLLHNDQLEEAVRTVDAEAARLEPGPARMRLQAAHYMWAVIHADVEFSPTRSQELSALATDCTGRDNSERALLILRGFDAVVRGENAEEVVQFCDRALVNGRLAPGLGWTDREWGIELPLMLAVAYAYADRLDRAESLYTEALRTYESAGWTGGHLALAHAYVGHGHRLRGRLKEAEKSLRTSLAFAERVGRRLPMHWTATCNLVDTLLARGHVEEAWAVAEEHGFAPPYPSTVVLPDPRSIRGRLLLAVGRTKDGINELEAAEKAAAARGHHNTIIAPWGGDLARALATEDPRRAAELALSVRRRAERLGTDTAIGEALRVEAHLATGRQAAALYAKAVTYLEASPSAYEHAAARVDHGIAIRSTAELKRGMDLADACGADGLVERAREALDRLA from the coding sequence ATGACGGAGGGACGGCCCGATGAGGCCGCCTCGGCTTCCCTGTGGGAGCGCGACGCGGAGATCGCCGCCATCACACAGGCGATCGACGAACTCCGGGTCGACAGGGCGTCCCCGGGCGGTGTCCTGGTGTTCAGCGGCGAGGCGGGCATCGGCAAGACCGCCCTCCTCGCGGAGACCCGCCGGATCGCCGAGGAGCGCGGCTGCACGGCCTGGTACGCACGCGGCGGCGAGACCGTGGCGTCCGTTCCCTACCACGTCGTACGGCAGTTGCTGCAGCCCGCGCTGATCGGGCTGATGCCGGAGGAGGTCCGCGAGTACCTCGGCGACTGGTACGACATCGCCGGGCCCGCGCTGGGGCTGGCGGAGCCGAGCGGAGGCCCGGCCGACCCGCAGGCCGTCTGCGACGGGCTGGTCGCCGCCCTGAACCGGCTCGCCCGGCGCACCTGGCCGCTCGTGCTGCTCATCGACGACGCCCACTGGGCCGACCAGGAGACCCTGCACTGGCTGTCCGCCATCACCGACCGGCTGACGGAGATGTGCGTCCTCGTCGTCGTGGCCCGGCGGCCCAGCGACGCCACCGGTGAGGGCACCCGCCATCTCACCCGGGTCGCCGCCGCGTCCCGCCCGGTCCCCACCCTCAAACTGCTCACACCCGAGGCCACCGCGGGGCTCACCCGGGCCACGGTCGGCCGCCATGCAGACGACCCGTTCTGCCGCGAGGTGTGGGCGGTGACCGGCGGCAACGCGTACAACACCGTCGAGCTTCTCGCCAAGGTGCAGGACAGCGACCTGCAGCCGACCGAGGGGTCCGCCGCCGAACTGCGCGCCCTGAACAGAACGGCGCGCGGCCTCGGTCTCGTGGCCCGGCTGGAGTCGCTCGGCGTCGACGCCACCCGCTTCGCCTACGCGGCGGCCATCCTGCACACCGGGATCTCCGTGGAGATCGTGGCCCGGCTCGCCTCCCTGAGCCAGGAGACGGCGGCGGAGTGCGCCGAACTGCTGACCGACGCCCGGATCCTCGCCGAACCCAGCCCGGTCGACCGCCGCGCGGGGGCCGGGGACCTGGAGTTCGTGCATCCGCTGATCGCCACCGCGGTCTACAAGTCGATCCCGCCGGGCATCCGCACCGCGTTCCACGGGGTGGCCGCGACGGTCGTCAGCGAGTCCGGGCGTGGCCCGGCGGCGGCCTCACGCCATCTCGTCGAGGTGCACGCCGACGGCGACCCCGAACTGGTCGAGCAGTTGCGCGCCGCCGCGCGCGAACACCTCGCCGTGGGCGCCCCGGACGCCGCCCGCCGCTGCCTGGAACGGGCCCTCAAGGAACCCCCGCCCCAGGAGATCCGCGTCCGAGTCCTCTACGAACTCGGCTGCGCCACCCTCCTCACCTCCCCCGCCACCACCGTCGAATACCTCCGCTCTGCCCTGGCGGAGCCGGGCCTGGACAGCACGGAACGCGTGGACGCCGTCTTCCGCCTGTCACAGGTGCTGCTGCACAACGACCAGTTGGAGGAGGCGGTCCGCACGGTCGACGCGGAGGCCGCCCGGCTGGAACCGGGCCCGGCCCGGATGCGGCTCCAGGCCGCGCACTACATGTGGGCGGTCATCCACGCCGACGTGGAATTCTCGCCCACCCGCTCCCAGGAACTGTCCGCCCTCGCCACGGACTGCACGGGAAGGGACAACTCCGAGCGCGCGCTGCTCATCCTGCGCGGCTTCGACGCCGTGGTGCGCGGCGAGAACGCCGAGGAGGTCGTCCAGTTCTGCGACCGCGCCCTCGTCAACGGCCGGCTGGCCCCGGGCCTCGGCTGGACCGACAGGGAGTGGGGCATCGAACTGCCGCTGATGCTGGCCGTCGCGTACGCCTACGCGGACCGGCTCGACCGGGCGGAGAGCCTCTACACGGAGGCCCTGCGCACCTACGAGAGCGCCGGATGGACCGGCGGCCATCTTGCCCTGGCCCACGCCTATGTCGGTCACGGCCATCGCCTGCGGGGCCGTCTCAAGGAGGCGGAGAAGTCCCTGCGCACGTCGCTGGCCTTCGCCGAGCGGGTCGGCCGCAGACTGCCCATGCACTGGACGGCGACCTGCAATCTGGTCGACACACTGCTCGCGCGCGGCCATGTCGAGGAGGCCTGGGCGGTGGCCGAGGAACACGGTTTCGCGCCCCCGTACCCGTCCACCGTCGTCCTGCCCGACCCCCGTTCCATCCGGGGCCGGCTGCTGCTCGCCGTCGGCCGCACCAAGGACGGCATCAACGAACTGGAGGCCGCGGAGAAGGCGGCTGCCGCCCGGGGCCATCACAACACGATCATCGCTCCCTGGGGCGGCGACCTCGCCCGTGCGCTCGCCACCGAGGACCCGCGCCGTGCCGCCGAACTCGCCCTGAGCGTCCGCCGCCGCGCCGAACGCCTCGGCACGGACACCGCCATCGGTGAGGCCCTTCGCGTCGAGGCCCATCTCGCCACCGGCAGACAGGCCGCTGCTCTGTACGCCAAGGCGGTCACCTATCTGGAGGCGTCGCCCTCCGCCTACGAACACGCGGCGGCCCGCGTCGACCACGGCATCGCCATCCGCTCGACCGCCGAGCTCAAGCGGGGCATGGACCTGGCCGACGCCTGCGGCGCGGACGGCCTGGTCGAGCGGGCGAGGGAGGCACTCGACCGGCTCGCCTAG
- the pcaDC gene encoding bifunctional 3-oxoadipate enol-lactonase/4-carboxymuconolactone decarboxylase PcaDC, translating to MTEKLLNHRAEGPTSAPPLLLGPSLGTSTKLWDKVAPELSVTHRVVRWDLPGHGGSPAGLIAPGATVGELAALVLDLADALGIERFGYAGVSLGGAVGLHLAAHHSERISSLAVICSSAHFNGEGPWRERAELVRREGLAGLAGTADSRWFTPGFTVPELVDDHRSADPGAYAACCDALAAFDIRAELSGISAPTLLLAGREDPATPPAHLREIADAVPGASLTEIPGASHLAPAERPEAVLAALRGHFDGYAKRGMEVRRQVLGDTHVDRAQSRQVPFTARFQDFISRYAWGEIWTDPTLSRRERSMITLTALIAHGHYDELAMHIRAARRNGLTPDDIAAVLLQSAVYCGVPAANSAFATAQRVLAEEDGEPR from the coding sequence TTGACCGAGAAGCTGCTCAACCACCGTGCGGAGGGCCCGACTTCCGCTCCCCCGCTGCTGCTCGGCCCCTCCCTCGGTACGTCCACCAAGCTGTGGGACAAGGTGGCGCCCGAGCTGTCGGTCACGCACCGGGTGGTGCGCTGGGACCTGCCCGGACACGGCGGCTCCCCCGCCGGTCTGATCGCCCCGGGGGCGACGGTCGGCGAACTGGCCGCCCTGGTGCTGGACCTGGCGGACGCGCTGGGCATCGAACGGTTCGGGTACGCCGGGGTGTCCCTGGGCGGCGCGGTCGGTCTGCACCTGGCCGCGCACCACTCGGAGCGGATCTCCTCTCTCGCCGTGATCTGCTCCTCGGCCCACTTCAACGGGGAGGGGCCGTGGCGGGAGCGGGCGGAGCTGGTGCGCCGGGAGGGGCTGGCCGGGCTCGCCGGGACGGCCGACTCGCGTTGGTTCACCCCCGGGTTCACCGTGCCGGAGCTGGTGGACGACCACCGGAGCGCCGATCCGGGGGCGTACGCCGCGTGCTGCGACGCGCTCGCCGCGTTCGACATCCGCGCGGAGCTGTCCGGGATCTCCGCGCCCACGCTCCTCCTGGCCGGCCGCGAGGATCCGGCGACGCCGCCCGCGCATCTGCGGGAGATCGCGGACGCGGTGCCCGGGGCGTCGCTCACCGAGATCCCGGGGGCGTCGCATCTCGCCCCCGCTGAGCGCCCGGAAGCCGTACTGGCCGCGCTGCGCGGGCACTTCGACGGATACGCGAAGCGAGGGATGGAGGTCCGCCGCCAGGTCCTCGGCGACACGCACGTGGACCGCGCCCAGTCCCGGCAGGTGCCTTTCACGGCCCGTTTCCAGGACTTCATCTCCCGCTACGCCTGGGGCGAGATCTGGACCGACCCGACCCTGTCCCGCCGTGAGCGCAGCATGATCACCCTGACCGCGCTGATCGCCCACGGCCACTACGACGAACTGGCCATGCACATCCGAGCCGCCCGCCGCAACGGCCTCACCCCCGACGACATCGCCGCCGTCCTCCTCCAGTCCGCCGTCTACTGCGGAGTCCCCGCGGCGAACTCCGCGTTCGCGACGGCGCAGCGGGTGTTGGCGGAGGAGGACGGGGAGCCGCGCTGA
- the pcaB gene encoding 3-carboxy-cis,cis-muconate cycloisomerase has translation MTSADVDTGLLAPGWTGSPAATATSDHAYLRALLDAEAALTRAQAALGLVPAGAGPAVTSAADPAALDVRSLAERARAGGNPVIPLVSDLTEAVGTEYGPYVHRGATSQDILDTATMLVSARTLDLVLADLGRTESALAALAAAHRDTAMPGRTLTQHAVPTTFGLKAAGWRSLVLDARDRLTVVRSGLPAQLGGAAGTLAAFTVFGAADPQALSAAYARELGLREPELPWHTLRTPIADLAGALAFAAGALGKIAADVLTLARTEIAEVAEGSGGGSSAMPHKANPVRSTLIAAAARRAPQLAATLYGASAGEDERPAGAWHAEWEPLRDLLRLVGGAARDAVELTRGLRVDTDAMRRHLDLTHGLIVSERLAAELAPVLGRARAKELLTRAAKRVYAEGRPLGELLAEEPELKGLDLADLTDPTHYTGSAGALTDRALERR, from the coding sequence GTGACTTCTGCCGACGTCGACACCGGTCTGCTCGCCCCCGGGTGGACCGGATCCCCGGCCGCGACCGCGACGAGCGACCACGCCTATCTGCGGGCGCTGCTCGACGCCGAGGCCGCGCTGACCCGCGCCCAGGCCGCGCTGGGGCTGGTCCCCGCCGGGGCCGGTCCGGCGGTGACCTCGGCGGCGGACCCGGCCGCCCTGGACGTACGCTCCCTCGCGGAGCGCGCCCGCGCCGGCGGCAACCCGGTGATCCCGCTGGTCTCGGACCTCACCGAGGCGGTCGGCACGGAGTACGGGCCGTACGTCCACCGGGGCGCGACCAGCCAGGACATCCTGGACACGGCGACGATGCTGGTCTCGGCACGCACCCTCGACCTGGTCCTGGCCGACCTCGGCCGCACCGAGTCCGCGCTCGCCGCGCTGGCCGCCGCGCACCGGGACACCGCGATGCCGGGCCGTACCCTCACCCAGCACGCCGTCCCCACGACATTCGGGCTGAAGGCGGCGGGCTGGCGCTCGCTGGTCCTGGACGCCAGGGACCGGCTCACGGTCGTACGGTCGGGGCTGCCCGCGCAACTCGGGGGCGCGGCGGGCACGTTGGCGGCGTTCACGGTGTTCGGGGCGGCCGACCCGCAGGCACTGAGCGCCGCGTACGCCCGTGAACTCGGCCTCCGGGAGCCCGAGTTGCCGTGGCACACCCTGCGCACCCCGATCGCGGACCTCGCCGGAGCGCTCGCCTTCGCGGCGGGCGCCCTCGGAAAGATCGCGGCGGATGTGCTCACTCTGGCCCGTACGGAGATCGCGGAGGTCGCCGAGGGCAGCGGGGGCGGTTCGTCGGCGATGCCGCACAAGGCGAACCCGGTACGGTCCACGCTGATCGCGGCGGCGGCCCGGCGGGCGCCCCAGCTGGCCGCGACGCTGTACGGCGCGTCGGCCGGCGAGGACGAGCGCCCCGCGGGGGCGTGGCACGCGGAGTGGGAGCCGCTCCGCGATCTGCTCCGGCTGGTCGGGGGCGCCGCCCGGGACGCGGTGGAACTGACGCGGGGCCTGCGGGTGGACACCGACGCGATGCGCCGCCATCTGGACCTCACCCACGGGTTGATCGTCTCCGAGCGGCTGGCCGCCGAGCTGGCCCCGGTGCTGGGCCGGGCCCGCGCCAAGGAGCTGCTCACCCGGGCCGCGAAGCGGGTCTACGCCGAAGGGCGTCCGCTGGGCGAACTGCTGGCGGAGGAACCGGAGTTGAAGGGTCTCGACCTCGCGGACCTCACCGACCCCACCCACTACACCGGCTCCGCCGGAGCCCTCACCGACCGTGCCCTGGAGCGACGTTGA